The following DNA comes from Peribacillus sp. FSL E2-0218.
CCGAAGAATTTTATCGGATCCCGACAAGAAGTGATGTACCGGATTTACCAGAATGGATTACGAGCACAAAAATCAAAGCGATGGATATTGATTGGGATGTTTTCCAAGAAAAAGGTGATGAGTGGATGAAATATTGGGACGAAAACATTATAAGTGGGGATAAGGAAATTAAAGAATAAGGAAGTGTCGTTGGATGGCTTCAATAAAAATGGAAAATGTCCAAAAAGCCTTCGGAAAAACGATAGCTGTTGACCATTTAAACCTGGAAATCAACGAAGGAGAATTTTTTACCTTTCTTGGACCGAGCGGCTGCGGTAAAACGACGACGCTTCGGATGATTGCCGGCTTTTATTATCCTACGAAAGGCATCGTCCGCTTTAGCGACAAAGATATGACGCGCGTACCGCCGGAAAAAAGAAATACAGGCATGGTATTTCAAAACTATGCTCTCTTTCCCCATATGACTGTTTTTGAAAATGTGGCATTTGGCCTGCGTGTTAGAAAAATCCCATCGTCGGAGTTAAAGACGAGAGTGCTGGATGCTCTCCAAAAAGTCAGGCTTGAGAGCTACCCAAACCGCCAAGTGAGCCAGTTAAGCGGCGGTCAGCAGCAGCGGGTGGCCCTTGCGAGAGCACTGGTGATCGAACCGGAAATATTGCTGCTGGATGAACCATTAAGTAATTTGGACGCCAAGCTTCGTGATGAAATGAGGGGGGAGATATTAAGGCTTCAGCGAGATTATAAAATCACCACCATTTATGTCACGCATGATCAAGCTGAAGCATTATCGATGAGTGATCGGATTGCTGTGTTCAATTATGGTGTATGTCATCAGGTCGGTACGCCGGCAGAAATTTATAATCAGCCGGCCAATGATTTTGTGGCTGGTTTTATAGGTGAAAGTAACCTTTTACCCGTTCAAGTCAAAAGTGTGCAGCAAGAGAATGTAGTGGTCACGCTTAAAAACGTTGATCATCCGATTACGATTGATGTTCCCAATCACGCTGGAGAGGGAGAGCCCATTTTGCGGACGGATAAGGACCTTGCCGTTTCGATTCGTCCCGAAGCCATCCGGA
Coding sequences within:
- a CDS encoding ABC transporter ATP-binding protein yields the protein MASIKMENVQKAFGKTIAVDHLNLEINEGEFFTFLGPSGCGKTTTLRMIAGFYYPTKGIVRFSDKDMTRVPPEKRNTGMVFQNYALFPHMTVFENVAFGLRVRKIPSSELKTRVLDALQKVRLESYPNRQVSQLSGGQQQRVALARALVIEPEILLLDEPLSNLDAKLRDEMRGEILRLQRDYKITTIYVTHDQAEALSMSDRIAVFNYGVCHQVGTPAEIYNQPANDFVAGFIGESNLLPVQVKSVQQENVVVTLKNVDHPITIDVPNHAGEGEPILRTDKDLAVSIRPEAIRILDVAEEGVNSFKGKIDSVQFFGSVVTITVAVQNVFLRVDVLNTHEFRHFYQGKEVHVQLPQKRLRLIPIISGDAP